AAATAGGTACCTCCAGCTTGCGCCGTAAAGCGCAGCTATTAAGTTATCGTCCGGATTTACAAATCAGTGATTTACGCGGGAATGTTGATACTCGCTTAAATAAATTAATTAGTGAAAATTTAGACGGGATTGTATTAGCGGCAGCCGGCTTGAAAAGATTGGGCTGGGAAGAAAAAATAACGCAAATTATTCCACAACAAATCTGTTTACCAGCAGTGGGACAAGGGGCTTTAGCGATTGAAACCAGAGCTGATGATACTGTTATGCATGAACTGCTAGCCTTTCTAAATAATACTGATAGTTTTTATGCTACTACCGGCGAACGAGCTTTTTTACGAACAGTAGAAGGTGGTTGCCAAGTACCAGTGGGTGTCTATGGGACTGTTGAAAATGATTTATTGGAATTAGAGGCTGTTATTGCTACGGTTGATGGCAAAACAATTATTAGAGATAAAATAAAAGGTGAGACCAAAACAGCAGAGTTTTTAGGGGAAGAACTAGCAAGAAAAATGCTAGCGGCCGGCGGCTTAAAAATTATGACTGACTTAGGTTGTATGTAATAACGACGCATTAAAAATCTAATCTGGTATTAGATCATTAATGCGTTTATATTTAGGAGGATATTATGGGAATTGTTTATTTAGTTGGAGCAGGTCCGGGAGACTATCGTTTAATCAGTGTTAAGGCTTGCGATTGTATAAAAGAAGCGGATACTATTGTGTATGATAGATTGGCCGATGATCGTCTGCTAAGTTATGCTAAGAAAAATGTTGAGTTAATATATGTTGGGAAAGCTTCTAGTAATCATACAATGAAGCAAGAAGATATAAATCAGTTATTGGTTGATAAAGCCAAAGAAGGTAAGGTTGTTGTAAGATTAAAAGGCGGAGACCCGTTTGTTTTTGGTCGTGGTGGCGAAGAAGCTCTTTTATTGGTAGAAAACAAAATTCCGTTTGAAATTGTTCCGGGCATAACTTCGGCTATTTCCGTACCGGCCTATGCTGGAATTCCGGTTACGCATCGAGGCGTAGCGACATCGTTTGCCGTTATAACCGGACATGAAGATCCTACCAAAGCTAAGTCCAACATGAAGTGGGATAAATTAGCGACCGGTGTTGATACCTTAGTATTCTTAATGGGGGTAGAAAATCTACCGCATATTACCAGCAAATTAATTGAAAATGGTCGTAGTGCGGAAACTCCGGCGGCTGTTATCAGATGGGGTACTAAACTAGAGCAAGAAGTATTAGTAACTACGGTAGGGGAAGCGGCGACAGCTGTAGCAACTAAAAAAATGAAACCGCCGGCTATTTTTATCGTAGGTGATGTTGTTAACTTAAGAGAACACTTAGCATGGTTTGACAATAAACCGCTGTTTGGTAAAACTGTATTGGTGACCAGAGCTAGAGAACAAGCTAGTGCGTTGACTTTTAAATTAGAAAATTTAGGTGCAAAATGTATTGAAGCTCCGGTAATAAAAATTACCGATCCTGATTCCTATGCTGAACTAGACAATGCTATTAATCAAATTGCTGATTATCAGTGGTTAATTTTCACCAGTGCGAATGGTGTAGAATACTTCTTTAATAGATTGCAGGAGCAAGGTAAAGATAGCCGAGTTATTAATGCGAAAGTTGTGGCAATTGGTGTTGCGACAGCTCAAGCCTTAAGAAATCAAGGGATTATTGCTGATATTGTACCAGTGGAATTTGTGGCGGAAGGAATTGTTGAAGCTATTAAAGCTATGGTTCAAACCGGTGATAAGGTCTTGATACCACGAGCTAAAGTTGCACGGGAAGTTTTACCGCAAAAACTTAGAGAATTAGGAGCGATAGTTGATGTAGCGACTGCTTATCAAACAGTAATTGGTGATGCTGATAAAGCTGATATTATTGCTAAAATAGAGAATCAGGAAATTGACTTGATTACTTTTACCAGTTCCTCGACAGTAACTAATTTAATAGAGATGTTAGGACCTGAGGCGAAAAAATTGATCAATAGTTGTAAAACCGCTTGCATTGGTCCAATTACGGCCAAGACTTGTAGCGATAATGACATTGCAACTAATGATATAGCAACAGACTATACTATTGAGGGCTTAACTGAAATTGTTTTGAAGATACTGGAGAAAAAATAAGAAATTTCGGAGGTAAGAAAATGTTATTACGACCAAGACGCATGAGAAGTTCTGAGGGAATACGTAGTTTGGTTCGAGAAACAATAATTACACCTGATGATTTTGTCTATCCGTTATTTATTGTTCCCGGAAAAAATATTAAAAAAGAAATAACGAGCTTGCCAGAGTGCTATCACTTATCGGTAGATCAAGCAGTTGAAACGGCTAAAGAAGCTTATTCGCTGGGTATTACAGCGGTAGAAGTGTTTGGTTTGCCGGAATATAAAGATGAACAAGGTTCAAGTGCCTGGGCTATGAGTAGTCCGGTACAACAGGCGATAATGGCGATAAAAAAAGCTCTACCAGCACTAACTGTGGTTAGCGATGTTTGCTTGTGTCAATATACTAGTCATGGGCATTGTGGCTTGATTAAAGATAATTATGTCACTAATGATGAAACTTTACCATTATTGGCAAAGGTGGCTGTTAGTCAAGCGGAGGCGGGAGCGGATATTGTAGCACCTTCTGACATGATGGATGGTAGAGTTTTAGCAATTCGCCAAGCCTTAGATGATAAGGGCTATGATAATGTTTCGATAATGTCTTATACTGTAAAATATGCGTCAGCTTATTACGGTCCGTTTCGTGAAGCTGTTAATTCTGCACCGAAATTTGGTGATCGTCGTTCTTATCAAATGGATCCAGCGAATGTACGTGAAGCTTTTAAAGAAGTGGACTTAGATACCATAGAAGGTGCCGATATTATAATGGTTAAGCCGGCATTATCTTATTTGGATGTTATCACTAAAGTCAAAGAATATACTAATTTACCGGTAGCAGCTTACAATGTCAGTGGCGAATATGCCATGATTAAAGCGGCAGCTCAACAAGGCTGGATTGATGGCGATAGAGTGATGATGGAAACGTTACTAAGTATGAAACGAGCAGGAGCTGATATCATCATAACTTATCATGCTTTAGAAGCCGCCAAGTTATTAGCAAAGTTATAGTGAGGAGATTACAATGAATTTAGATTTAACAAAATCACAAGAAGCTTTTGCTGAAGCAAAACAATATATCCCGGGCGGTGTTAACAGTCCGGTTCGATCATTTCGCAATGTAGGGATAACACCACCCTTTATCGCTAAAGCTAAAGGCAGTAAAATATATGATATTGATGGTAATGAATATATAGACTATGTATTGTCTTGGGGGCCGATGATTGTTGGTCATGCGCATGACAATGTTGTGACTGCCTTACAACAAGCAGCGCAAAACGGTACTAGTTATGGTGCACCGACTTTATTAGAGACGGAATTGGCTAAACAAATTACCGAATTAATGCCGTCGATGGAATTAATCAGGATGGTTAACTCCGGCACAGAAGCAACGATGAGTGCCTTGCGCTTAGCTAGAGCATATACTAATCGTAATAAAATCATAAAATTTGAAGGATGCTATCATGGTCATCATGACAGTTTATTAGTAAAAGCGGGATCAGGGGCAACTACTTTTGGAATGCCGGACAGTCCCGGAGTACCGACTAGCATTGCAGAAAATACCATTACTGTGCCATACAATAATATTGAGATCATAACAGAAGTATTGGCTAAGCACAGTGCTGATATTGCGGCAGTAATTATTGAACCAGTTGCCGGTAATATGGGGTTAGTACTACCGAAACAAGGATATTTACGGAAGTTGCGAGAAATTACAGCAGAACATGGCGTATTATTAATTTTCGATGAAGTTATGTGCGGATTCAGAGTAGCATTAGGTGGCGCACAAGCGGCCTATGGTATTAGTCCTGATTTAACTTGTTTAGGCAAAGTAATTGGTGGTGGTCTACCGGTAGGGGCCTATGGCGGAAAGCGTGAAATTATGGAAATGATTTCACCGGCTGGTGCTGTCTATCAAGCCGGTACACTAAGCGGGAATCCCTTAGCTATGACAGCAGGGCTGGCGACGTTTAAAATATTAACGGAAATTCCGGAAAATATTAAACAACCTGATTATAGCCGTCAATTGACAATCAAGACTAAAAAATTGGTGATGGGGATGCAACAAATGGCAAAAGAAGCTGGGTTAAATTTGCAATTTAATCAAGCTGGTTCGATGTTTGGGTTGTTCTTCACAGCAGAAGAAGTCTATGATTATGATAGTGCTAAAACTGCAGATTTAACTGCTTTTAATATTTACTTTACCAGTATGTTAGAGCAGGGAATTTATTTAGCACCATCACAATTTGAAGCAGCTTTTATGTCAGGTGCTCATAGTGATGAAGATATTGATAAGACTATCTTAGCTAGCAAAATTGCGTTTAAAAAAGTAGCACAATATTATAACAGTAAATAAAACAACAAGACCAACTATTTTGTCATAGTTGGTCTTGTTGTTTTATTAAGCAATAGATTTTTTTGTTCCATCGTCGTGGCTAGTTTAATTTTATCAAGAACAGTTAAATTCATAATCGTTAAAATTTGCATTAAGCAGCTGTTAAGATGATTGGAATTTTTAATGACAAAATCAGCATCTTTCCATTCATCAGGATCATTACTTTTGTAATAATAGTCAATTCTACTTTCAGCAAACTCTAATGTTTCATCTCGTTTCATAATTCGATCAATAATTTGCTGACGGGTGGACATAACATAAATTGAAACAACTCTGTGTTTAAACAAGTTCTTCATTTTTATTAAACCTTTTTTATTCATTACCAACACCACTGGTTTGCCGGTTTTTAATTTGCTAGTCAAGATTGGTTGACTGATGCCGAAAAAATTTCCATCATAGACAATCCGCTCAAACAGTTCATGGTGATAAAAGTTAGTTTTGTCAGTAAAAAAGTAATCAATACCATCTCTTTCGTAGGGACGACTTAATCTGGTAGTATGGCTGACAACTCTTTCGACGCCGAATTTATACAATAAGTTAGCAAGGGTTTTTTTCCCTGAGGCTGGTGGTCCGTATAAAACATATATTTTGCTTAAAGGTTTAAGTTTCAATAGCTATAACACCTCGCTAGTATAATTATTAGAAAATAATGGATGGTAGAATAGTCCTACTACAATTATATAGGGGTCAGATAAAATAATAAAGGGCTTTAAATAAAAAAACTGGCAGAGCTTTAACTAAAGGCTCTGCCAGTTTTTTATGGAGTTACAATAACATCAATTTTATCGCCAGGTTTTACAACGCTGGTATATTCAGCCGGTAATGAATTTAGTAAAATTTCAATCCTTGAAGCTTGAGCCGGCGGTTGATAATTGGTTGCCAACAAAACATCGCTGATTAAAATTGTTTGGACAATACCGGTTTCGTAAGTAACAACATCATTGTCAGCAATACTGCAATCACCGGTAGCTACTTCGTTGTTAACCGTAATAATGGTTTCACCTTGTCCGATATTAAATGGTTTATTATTGAAGTAAATATTTATACCGGTATTGATGGTATCAAGATTAACGATATCCTTAACAGTAGGTGCTGGCGGTAAGTTAATAATGATATAGTCATTTTCATTGATAATAGTCGATAATGAAGCAATATTATTATTAACTAATAATTCAGGATATAGTGTATGGCGTTTTTCTTCACCATTTACCATAACAGTAAACTCTTGTTTGGTAGGGTTAAAACCGGCACTAACGAGAATTTCACCAAGTTGATTCGGCATTCTGAAATATAATTCATCGCGATCTTTTAAAGCTTTATTATCAGTAGTTACAATATCATTGATTTTGACAATAGGTTTAATAATATATTCGGTATTATTGATATAGATTTTGTAGCTGTTTTTTAATTCTACAAAATCAGATACTTTAACTTTAGGGCTAGCACCATCAACGCCAGGGATTGCCACTATCACATCGTTATTTGATAATTCGGTGGTCAAATCTGCTTTTTCACCATTTAGCGTTAATTGAGCTGGTGTACCCATACTGCCGGAGAGAAATTTGGTTGTACCATTAATTTTTAGTGTGATTCCTAAACCTGGTTTGCCTTGCATAGTACGAATCGAAATACCGCTGGCTAACAGGGCGTCAGTTATCGTTAATTTACTCAAATTAAATAATTTAATGTTTTTATTATTAACACTAATATTAATAAAATTTAAATTTTGTGATGAGGCTATTTTTAAAATTCCTAGTGGCGTCACTGCATCTGAGGTTTGTAAGTCTGGTGGGATACTTTCAATACCACTAATCGCTTCAGCCGTTCTCACAGCGATGCGATTAGGAGCAACATCTAGTGCTTGAGCTAAGGCTTCTGGTAATAATGGTGTCAAGGCTCCACCACCGACTAATAACACTGCTTGCGGAGCAGTAGAATTATTTAACGACAAAATTTGTTTAGCGATAGCTTGGGCAAGATCAGCGACTACCGTGATAACAGAATCAATTATTTCTGTTGGTGCTAGTTTATGTTCTAACCCCAAAATATCAGTGAAACTTAATTTTTTTTGCTTACTGTTTAAAATTTTGCGTTTTAAAACTTCGGCGACATTGAAATCTAATAGAAATTTTTGCGAGATTGCTTCGGTAATTTCATCACCGGCATATGGTACCATGCCGTAGCCGATGATTGTTCCGTTATTAGTGATTGCAACATCAGAGGTTCCGGCACCAATATCAACTAACGCTAAGTTAAGATGACGCATTGTTTGAGGAATTAGAACATTAATTGCTGCGATTGGCTCTAATGTTATGGCTGACATTTCTAGACCAATGGAGTCAAGAGCCGCTTGCATAGAGTCAATAACTTGGCGTGGTAAAAACGTGGCAATTACTTCGATTTGTGCCAATTTACCACGTTGACCAATCAAGGTTTTGAGTTGAATGCCGTCTAAGGTATATTTGATAGTACTAAAACCAACACAATAATAAAGAGTTGGATCATCAATAGTATTAGAATTAGCTAATTTATGTTGAGCATTTTGAATTGCAGCAAATTCTAAAGACAATTCATCATCGCGGGTTATTATCTCAGCTACTTCAAGGCTGGCTTCAGCATTAATAGTATAAAGTGCTCGGCCGGCCGCTGCTACGGCTACTTTAGTTAAAGGACCGGCTTTTTTTTCTAGTTCATTTTTCACATGACCTAATACGGCTGCAACCTCAGGCACGTCATGAATTTGCCCATCAAGCATAGCTCTGGTATGATGCTCTTTTCGTTCAGCGGATATTATTTTGATATTGTTGCCAATTTGTTCGCCAACAATGCCCACCACACTACGAGTGCCGATATCAAGTGAAAATAATAAGTTTTTTTCCATAATAACTCCTTCACTACATATAAAACGCTTTAAATATTTTTAACTTCGCTATAATAATAAAAAAATCCTTTGATTTTTTAGCAAATATATAGGAATATATTATTTTATTATAAATATACTATATTTAATGTTGAAAATTTAGTACAATAAATGTATATGTTCAGTTTTGGAGGTAATTGTGAGTAATATACATATTGTAATTGATAGTACGGCTCATGCAGGTAGCGAGTTTATTAGCCAACATGAAAATTTGCATGTTGTTCCTTTAAAATTATTTTTAGGCGATAAAGAATATAATGAAAATGAAATAACTAATGAAGAATTATTTACTAAAGTAAAAGAAACTAAAGTTTTCCCGAAAACATCACAGCCACCATTAGGTGAGTTTGTGAATTTATTTACCGAACTTACGGCAGCAGGCAATAAAATTATTGTTATTACAGTAGCGGCGGGCTTAAGCGGTACGATTCAAGGAGCGACTAATGCTGCTAATATGGTCAATAAAAAAGATATTAAAGTTATTGATTCCGGAACAACGGCGGTTGGAATTTTGCGTTTAGCCGAAAAAGCCGTTGATATGGTTGAGCGTGGTTTAGAATTTGAGGAAATAATAGAAAAGCTAGAGCAATGTGCGAAGGCGACTAAAACGGTGGTAATAACAAATACTTTGGAGTATTTACATAAAGGTGGACGAATTGGCGGAGCATCAGCGTTATTCGGCACGATAATGCAAATAAAACCGATAATGAAATTATCTGAAGGGAAAGTTACTGTGATTGACAAGGTTAGAACTCGCAGTAAGTCCATCAACAGAATAGTAGAAGAATTATCACAGCATAAAGGCTTTGATCATATTGGTATTGCACATATTACAGCGTATGATGAAGCCTTGGCCCTCCAGGAAAAATTACAAGAAATTTATCCTAATACTAAGATTACTGTAACTACTGGTGGTGCAGTATTGGCATCTCATTTGGGACCTGGTGTGCTAGCGTTGATATATCAGGAGGAGATATAATGGGTGATGACAATATGAATAATGGTAAGGAAGTTATTACAGGTTCTGATTATCGTCAAATGATAAATGGAGCATATAATGCTTTTTTACAGGAATACGAAAATATTAATAGGCTAAATGTTTTTCCGGTGCCGGATGGTGATACCGGTACTAATATGCTACAAACTTTAAAAGCCGTAACCAGAGCTGTTTCACAAGCTCCGGAAACCAGTATTGGTTCTCTTAGTAAGAGAGCAGCTGATAGTGCTATTATGGGAGCGCGAGGAAATTCTGGCGTAATTTTATCACAAATATTTCGTGGTCTTGGTCGAGGCTTAGCCGGAAAAGAAGTTGCTGGTTCCTCTGAATTAGGGAAGGCTTTTCAATATGCGGTATTATATGCCTATCGTTCAGTTTCAAAACCAGTTGAGGGCACAATTTTAACAGTAGCCAAAGGCATTGCCAAGGGTGCACACCGTGCGGTTCGGAGTGATTTACCAATTAATGAAATCCTACAAGCGGCGATTAAAGCTGGTAATGAAGAATTAGCGAAAACGCCGGAGTTATTGCCAAGTCTTAAGGCTGCTGGAGTTGTTGATGCCGGTGGTAGGGGCTTAATCGTATTTTTAGAAGGGTGTTTGCAAGGGTTAGATGGTGAGTTTACGGCCCCAGAAACCGCGATTGATTTAAAATTGGAACCGGTATTAGCAACTACCGATTTTGAAATTGCTCGGCCGTACTGTACGGAGTTTATTGTGAAAAATACAAAGGTTCCGGTGAAAGAAGTCAGAAAAACCTTAGAAAATATGGGTGATTCAATGGTGGTAGCAGGGACTGATGATGTCTTAAAAGTCCATATTCATACCGATCATCCTGGTAGTGTTTTGGAATTGGCTATTTCCTGGGGGACTTTACATGATATCAAAATTGATAATATGGCAGATCAACATCATGAAAAGATGTCAGCACACCTTAATAAAGATTTAAAGAAAATCGCAATAATCAGTGTTTCAGCTGGTGATGGTATCGGCAAAATGATGGAAGAACTTGGGGCGGATATAACAATTGCCGGTGGGCAGAGTATGAATCCGGCAGTAGAGCAATTTATTGATGCGATTCATGGGGATATTGCGGAAAAATACATAATTTTACCAAACAATAGCAATATTGTATTATCAGCCGCTCAAGTTAAAAAATTGGTTGGCGATAAGGTTGAAGTAATTCCGACGGTTAATACGCCACAAGGCATGGCAGCTTTGATGGTTTTTAATCCTGAACTTGATATTGAAACTAATGTTAATAATATGACTGAAAATATGAAAAATGTTAAATCAGCAGCTATTACTACTGCTGTGCGCGATAGTATTGTAGACGGTGAAGTTGTTAAAGAAGGCAAGCATATTGGGGTTGTTGGTAATAAAGTTTTAGTATATGGTGATGAGTTAGGCAATGTTTTAAATGACACTGTTAAAACATTATTAAATGAAGAGACGGAAATTGTCAGCTTATATTATGGTAATAATTTGACAGCTGATGAAGCGCAAGAATATGCTGATAAATTAAGATTGGAATTATCTGAGGTAGAAGTTGAAATCTATGAAGGTCAGCAACCACATTATTATTTTCTGATTAGTGTAGAATAAAAGAGGTTGAATAGGGTTGTTATAGCAACCCTATTTTCTTTGAGTAAAAGGAGTAAAAATGTTAATTGATTTAAGCATAAAAGAATTTTTCAAAAAGATGTCCTCGAAAGATGTGCCAGGTGGTGGCAGTGGAGCAGCCTTGGTAGGTACAACCGGAGTTAGTTTACTGTTAATGGCGGCTGAGATGGGGCAACAAGAAGGTTATAATTTAAAGCAGTATATTGAAGATTTACAGAAGCTACAACAATCATTGCTACAATACATTGATGAAGATGCGAAAGTATTAAGTAATGCTTTACCGAAGTTAACTGCGGTCGGTGCGGACGGCAATAAAGATGATTGGAACAGTGTTCTAGCAGAAGCTGTCGCAGTGCCAATTAATATTGCTACTGCCGGCGTAAAAGCGTTGAAAATTGCGCAAGAAATGCTGAATAACGCGCCTCATATTTTGATTTGTGATATGACGTTTGCCGCTATTGCTTGTCATAGTAGTATTCAAGGTGCAATATTATTAGCGAATCTAAATATTTCACTGTTTCGTGATAATCAAGAGTTAACTGATCAATATAACCAACAAATTATTATGCTCAATGATGAGGCTAATATGTTAATTCAAGCAATAAATAGACAATAAAAAACAAGTGCAGAATTTATTTATAATCTGCACTTGTTTTTTTATTCTGTTGGTACTTGTTTTAAGCTAAGGCCGATTCGGTTGCGTTCAGGTTCAACATTGATGATCATAACATCAATAACATCGCCAACTGATACTATATCTAAGGGATGCTTAAAATATTTATGACTTAGTTCAGACCGGTGAATCAGACCGTTGGTTTTGATACCGATATCAACGAAAACACCAAAATCGGTGACATTGTGAACTGTGCCTTTTAACACCGTTCCAACAACAATGTCAGATAACTTCACAATGTTTTTTCTCGTTAGTGGGGCTGGTAAATCCTCACGCGGGTCGCGTCCAGGTTTTGTTAATGCCTCTAAAATATCGCGAATTGTTGGGATACCGGCTGTTAATTCTTCCGCTAAAGCTTCAATATTGGCGGTTTGGATTACCTCTTTTAAGGCTACTAACTTCTCTTTTGTTTTTAGATCCTTGATGTCAAAGCCGAACTTAGCTAAAATTTGTTCGGTTAAAGGATATGATTCCGGATGGACAGGTGTGTTATCAAGAGGGTAATCACTTTGCGCCAATCTTAAAAAGCCGGCACATTGTGTAAAGGCTGCTTGCCCTAGTCGTGGAACTTTTAATAATTGTTTGCGATTTTTAAAGGTACCATTTTCATCACGAAAAGATATAATGTTTTTGGCAACAGTGGCATTAACTCCAGCGACATGGCGTAACAATTCACTGGAGGCAGTATTTAATTCTACCCCAACATGATTTACCGCTGATTCAATAACGGTATCTAAAGTGGCTGAGAGCTCTTTTTGATTAACATCATGTTGATATTGTCCCACGCCAATTGATTTAGGATCAATTTTAACCAATTCTGCTAACGGATCTTGTACGCGACGAGCAATGGAAATAGCTCCTCTAATCGTAACATCATAGTCCGGTAATTCTGCTACGGCTAATTTTGAAGCGGAGTAGACCGATGCTCCGGCTTCATTGGTAATTAGATAATGAACATCTAAATTATTATCACTGATAAGTTTAGCGGTGAACTCTTCGGTTTCATAAGAAGCTGTGCCATTACCGATAGAAATTAGACCGACGTTGTGTTTTTTTATTAAAGACAACATTTTTTCGGCGGATTTTATTTTTTCACCCTCGCTGGCAGTCAGATATAAAACACCGTGATCTAAGACTGCACCGGTAGGACTGATAATCGCAACCTTACAACCGGTACGATAGCCGGGATCTAGACCCATAACATTATAGCCGGCTAGTGGCGCTTGCAGTAGCAATTGCTTTAAGTTTAAACCAAAAACTTTAATCGCTTGTTGCTCGGCATTTTCTGTTAATTGAGTGCGAATTTCCCGCTCTAGCGATGGTAATAATAATCGCTTATAGCCATCGGTTAAAGCAGTGATAATAGTTTGACTAAAGTTAGAGGTAGTTTTAATAATTTGCTGACCAATTAAGGCAATATTATTATCATGGTCAGTTAATAACTTAACTTTCAAAATATCTTTTTTTTCACCACGGTTAATTGCCAAAATTCGGTGTGAGGGCAAGGTGTTAACTGCTTCGCTATATTCAGCATACATTAAAAAAGGCTTGATAAGCTCAGGATCTTCTGAATTTAATTCGGTTGCAATTTGTCCTTTTTGCCATAATTGACGGCGAATTAGTGCTCTAATTTGTGCTTGTTCACAGACCGTCTCAGCAATAATATCCATCGCACCGTTGATAGCATCTTCGAGACTGTTAACTTCAAGGTCGGCATTAATAAAGTCAGTAGCGATAGCTTCTAAATTATTGGCATTATCTTGAGCTAATATTAATTCGGCTAGTGGCTCTAACCCTTTTTCTTTAGCAATGGAGGCTCTAGTTCTTTTTTTCGGACGGAAGGGTAGATAAATATCTTCTAATTCTTGCAGTTTAATACTTTTTTCGATAGCACTAGTTAGTTCAGGGGTAAGTTTACCTTGCTCTTCGATACTAGCTAAAATTTCTTCTTGACGTTTTACTAAATTTCGTAAATACTGTGTTCTTTCTTCGATATGTCGAATGTGTTCTTCGGTTAACTCGCCCGTTACTTCTTTACGATAACGTGAAATAAACGGGATAGTATTACCGCTATCTAATAAGTCAATAGTAGCGTTGACTTGTTGCTCTTTAATCTTTAACTCTTGGGCTATTAAACGTGAAATATCGTTTAAAACCATCTCATCACCAACCTTTAATATTTTAGGCTATTATATCATAAAAAATAAGTTTAAAAAATCAAGCTACAAAAGTCGTCAATAGTTGACATGAATTATAAAATTTAATATTATGGTACTAATAGATAATATTTATCCACTACCAATATTTTACTGATTTTTGCAAGATAGTG
The DNA window shown above is from Negativicutes bacterium and carries:
- a CDS encoding DAK2 domain-containing protein — translated: MNNGKEVITGSDYRQMINGAYNAFLQEYENINRLNVFPVPDGDTGTNMLQTLKAVTRAVSQAPETSIGSLSKRAADSAIMGARGNSGVILSQIFRGLGRGLAGKEVAGSSELGKAFQYAVLYAYRSVSKPVEGTILTVAKGIAKGAHRAVRSDLPINEILQAAIKAGNEELAKTPELLPSLKAAGVVDAGGRGLIVFLEGCLQGLDGEFTAPETAIDLKLEPVLATTDFEIARPYCTEFIVKNTKVPVKEVRKTLENMGDSMVVAGTDDVLKVHIHTDHPGSVLELAISWGTLHDIKIDNMADQHHEKMSAHLNKDLKKIAIISVSAGDGIGKMMEELGADITIAGGQSMNPAVEQFIDAIHGDIAEKYIILPNNSNIVLSAAQVKKLVGDKVEVIPTVNTPQGMAALMVFNPELDIETNVNNMTENMKNVKSAAITTAVRDSIVDGEVVKEGKHIGVVGNKVLVYGDELGNVLNDTVKTLLNEETEIVSLYYGNNLTADEAQEYADKLRLELSEVEVEIYEGQQPHYYFLISVE
- a CDS encoding cyclodeaminase/cyclohydrolase family protein is translated as MLIDLSIKEFFKKMSSKDVPGGGSGAALVGTTGVSLLLMAAEMGQQEGYNLKQYIEDLQKLQQSLLQYIDEDAKVLSNALPKLTAVGADGNKDDWNSVLAEAVAVPINIATAGVKALKIAQEMLNNAPHILICDMTFAAIACHSSIQGAILLANLNISLFRDNQELTDQYNQQIIMLNDEANMLIQAINRQ
- a CDS encoding RNA-binding transcriptional accessory protein, which gives rise to MVLNDISRLIAQELKIKEQQVNATIDLLDSGNTIPFISRYRKEVTGELTEEHIRHIEERTQYLRNLVKRQEEILASIEEQGKLTPELTSAIEKSIKLQELEDIYLPFRPKKRTRASIAKEKGLEPLAELILAQDNANNLEAIATDFINADLEVNSLEDAINGAMDIIAETVCEQAQIRALIRRQLWQKGQIATELNSEDPELIKPFLMYAEYSEAVNTLPSHRILAINRGEKKDILKVKLLTDHDNNIALIGQQIIKTTSNFSQTIITALTDGYKRLLLPSLEREIRTQLTENAEQQAIKVFGLNLKQLLLQAPLAGYNVMGLDPGYRTGCKVAIISPTGAVLDHGVLYLTASEGEKIKSAEKMLSLIKKHNVGLISIGNGTASYETEEFTAKLISDNNLDVHYLITNEAGASVYSASKLAVAELPDYDVTIRGAISIARRVQDPLAELVKIDPKSIGVGQYQHDVNQKELSATLDTVIESAVNHVGVELNTASSELLRHVAGVNATVAKNIISFRDENGTFKNRKQLLKVPRLGQAAFTQCAGFLRLAQSDYPLDNTPVHPESYPLTEQILAKFGFDIKDLKTKEKLVALKEVIQTANIEALAEELTAGIPTIRDILEALTKPGRDPREDLPAPLTRKNIVKLSDIVVGTVLKGTVHNVTDFGVFVDIGIKTNGLIHRSELSHKYFKHPLDIVSVGDVIDVMIINVEPERNRIGLSLKQVPTE